TTCTGTTGCCGAATTTTGCTGAAAACCCGTTTGCAACAAAGCGGACGGACGTGCAGTGGGATGACCTTGTGCGCGGACGGCAGACGATTGACCTTGCTTCCATGTCTGATCCGGTATTAATCCGCGCTGATGGCACTTATCTTTATACGCTGCCCTCGGTTATTGACGATGTGGATATGAAAATCAGCCATATCATCCGTGGTGATGACCATGTGACCAATACCGGTGTGCAGATCGCGATTTTTGCCGCTTTGAAAGCCAGAATCCCGATATTCGGCCATATCAATCTGTTGACGACATCTTCAGGTGAAGGACTTTCCAAACGCACCGGTGCACTTTCTATCCGCAGTCTGCGGGAAGGCGGCTATGAGCCTATGGCGGTTTCGTCCCTGGCGGCCCTGATCGGCACATCGGAAAATGTTAGCGCCTGCCCGACGATGGCAGAACTTTCACAGCATTTTTCTCTTGACGCTGTTTCAAAATCAGCGGCCAAATTTGATCCGGTCGATTTGTTAAATCTCAACCGTCATCTGGTGCATGATATGGCTTTTGCCGCTGTTGCTGCGCGCTTGAAAGTATTGGGCATTGATAGTGTACAGGCTGAACCCTTCTGGCTTGCGGTGCATGGCAATCTGGAAAAAGTCATCGACGCTGCCCCATGGTGGCATGTGGTGAGAGATGAGACACTTGATTTTGCCGACCTTTGTGCAGACGACAAGGATTTTCTGCGGCAGGCGGCAACGCTGTTGCCGGTGGAACCGTGGAATCATGATACATGGCAGCAGTGGATTGCGGCCTTGAAAACA
This is a stretch of genomic DNA from Candidatus Tokpelaia hoelldoblerii. It encodes these proteins:
- the gltX gene encoding Glutamate--tRNA ligase (bhsal07700) gives rise to the protein MVRVRFAPSPTGYIHIGNTRIALFNWLFAMQNNGQFVLRYDDTDIERSRQNYVDGIAEDLQWLGIKPAEVHYQSKRFARYDAVAEELKAAGLLYPCYETPEELELRRKIRLSRKLPPVYGREALKLTVQEKQAFEAEGRKPHWRFLLPNFAENPFATKRTDVQWDDLVRGRQTIDLASMSDPVLIRADGTYLYTLPSVIDDVDMKISHIIRGDDHVTNTGVQIAIFAALKARIPIFGHINLLTTSSGEGLSKRTGALSIRSLREGGYEPMAVSSLAALIGTSENVSACPTMAELSQHFSLDAVSKSAAKFDPVDLLNLNRHLVHDMAFAAVAARLKVLGIDSVQAEPFWLAVHGNLEKVIDAAPWWHVVRDETLDFADLCADDKDFLRQAATLLPVEPWNHDTWQQWIAALKTVTERKGKALFKPFRVALTGRTSGPELADLLPLMGKALVEKRLAV